GTGGGTTTCAAAATGCATAATATATGATGTTTTATCTTCTGGTAATTTTGCTCCTACTATATCTGGATTTGGTGCTTTGTGGAATATAATTTCTTGGCAAATTGAATAAAATTCTTAGTATGTATTATGTGATTGAGGTTATCCAAAACTTACTAGGGAGTTTCTGGCATTTAACTTAGTTCAATGGCTGCCAGACTTGACATACTGTCTGGGCCTTCGTAACTGTTCCACCTTAGGTGCTGTTGAAATCAAAGATTCCCCTTGCATCTTCCCACCAAAAGAAAAGGCTCATACATTTCTTGCTATAGTACTGCTTGAAATGGTTTTAGTTTGGGGTGTCTGGGAATGTGCTGGTTTGTTTTATCTCCATCTTCATTTCGAAAGAAGGCAAGACTGGTGACACTAGTATTCTGATAGTGAAaagaattattaatttttttttcacatttttataATAAAACTTGTGTTACTGAACTGTTAAAATGTTTTTCACATTTTGAATGAAAACATGTTTTGCCCAACTTGTTTTAAGTGAGCAAACTTCAAAAAATTCACAAGAAATGAAAACTGCACAAACCGACATGGCCTCATATGCGTCCCAGAAGTTTCCATCAACAAATTTCTAGTAGAatgcttttgaattttttttttttttttttttggggggtgggaGGGTGGGGGAGGAGGGAGCATAAAAATTTGCAGGTGCCCCTCGCAGCTGTTTCTGGCATTTATACATACATTGAATTTGTTTTGTCTTCCTGCAATGTTGCAGATTTTGTTATGAATTATGAAAATCTGTCCACAGTTGGTCTGActgattcccccccccccctctttgtaGCATCATTGCCGATGTTGTGGAAGGACTTTGTGCCATGAACACTCATCAAATCAAATGGTATGATCTATAATTTTCCATTTGATATTGTCGGTTTTGATGTTTGTTGGGATAAAGGCTTAATTGAGTTAACATGTAATTCGTTTGGTCTTGAAAGGAAATTATTTTGTCATGTGTTAACAATTGGATGAAAATTAATTATGTTTTgattgtttttttctttctttttgtatttttttcaggCTTTACCGCAgtttggtgttcactcatgtgtcaGAGTTTGTTCTGATTGTTATAATAACTCCTCTTGGTAAATTGCATTCTTTAACTTGGTTGAATCCATTTTTAGACTCATCTGCCTTTTTATCACGTAAAATACCAGtgaaaattatgaaatatttATATTGTTGCGGAAGATGACTAATTGAAGATGTTACTGTTTATATGTTAATTTTTTTGGTAGGTGTGAAGGAAAGCTATGTTTGCATATTTGTCCTTTTTAAATTGTGATTAAAATTGAGAGAGAAACTTGCAAACTTGGTCAAAATTCCTTGCAGGCTAATATGGCAGGATGGAATGACTAATAACTTGCATTTTTAATATTGTTCTCGTGTATGGTGAAAATGTCCATTTTTGAGCTCACAAAAGGACAGCAGAGGTATTTGTATTCTCTGTCTTCTTTGAGGAGAAAGCGGGAGAAGTGGATGTTGAAGAATCTTCCTTACTTTCATTTGAATATGGGTTATTGTTTTAGTGAATTGTCAATGGACAAGTTTTGGAAACAATATGGGTATATTTTAAATTTCTCTGATTGGTTGGTGACATTAATCAAGTGTCAGCAACTCTACTCAATGGTTAGGAAGGTTTTCTTATTTTCATGGACTAAAGATCTGCATGTTATTGACCAAAGTGGGAATGGTATTTGACCTACTTCTACGTTGCCTACAGTGGAGATTAATGGTAGGATATCGTCGATTAAAAAATTGTGGATCAGACGGGATTGTGGTTGTCGGATCCTGCATGTCAGGTTATTTGGTTGGCTGGTAAGAGCGAGGCAAATAAAGTTTTACCGGATCTTCAAAATTTGaatgttaaattaattatgtTGAAAGAGGGTCAAAAAGGGGCTAGAAGTGTTGTTTCTTTGTTATGTtttttcccttctctctctctctctctctctctctctctttcttttttttgttttttgtttttttgtggtTTTCTTTAATTACTTCTTCGATCTTTTCTTGTGAGGACTTCTGGTTCTTCATTGTCTTGtaattctttcttttctctttaaaTACAGTCCCTTCGTTATAAAAAAAGGTCTGAGTATTCCATAACTAATTGTTGTAAAATATAATGGTGGAACTGTAATTTTTACAATGTTTTGGAGGAAAGCTCTAtgtacaccccccccccccccaacttccTATTTTAGACAATAGTTTCGCTTTCAAGAGGCATGCTTGTAGCCAAAATGGAACTTTCAGCCTGTAATTTTATCTCTTAACAttagttaaaataaaaaataattcattgGAAATTTGATGTAATAATTGATGATATTGTATTAGTGTATTGTTATATATAGTAACAACATTGAAGAACTTAAGCACTTATTCTATTTGTGGATTTTGGTGGTTTCTAAAATTTGAACCATGAGATCCGTTTTTCAAAAATCACGCTACTAGTGAGCATGAATTGCATACAAATTATTTTCTGAAACATATATTGCAATAATATTGAGTTGATGAATAGCAGCAAGCGCTAAGCAACTCTCAAAATCGATGAAAATCAATGAACTCTTCTTcttctactactactactactatttcttttttgtttgttGAGATTGCTAACTCCTCCCCTTTGCTTGGTGTTTTTAATTCTCAGGTTAAAGCTAATCTTATTGTGTATTTCTTAATTGAAAGTAGATATCTGTGTGGAATACATGAGTGCATTGTTGATTTGTTTCCATCTATATTTTGGGGTGTTGCGCCACctcatgaaataaataaaaaaagataacTGTCaaatcctttttatttgtttaggcATTTGCTTTGATGTACTGTAGGACTTATGGACTTGTCCTTTGTTTTGATTTCATCAATGAGATCATCATCAGTGTCATAACAGTGTAATTAATTATTATGATTTTTGGATTCGGTGAAGGTCTGGGAAGAATGATCAACCAGTTTCTACAGATGCAGCCGATAGGAATGATGACTTGCAGACTTCTTCGGCGACAGTTGATGTTGTGACTGGTAGAGTTTCAAAATTGGACATTGGTGCAGATCCAGAATTGAAAACTGTATCAACTGCAGGGCATCACCCTGTTGCAGAGTGCACATGCGGGATGCCTTTGTGCATTTGTGAAGCACCGAAGTCCTCTAGGGATACTGCTCCCTCACAGGTAGTAATTATTCTTTACATTTAGACATGTGTACTATGCCTTCATTGCACCTTCTAGATTTAATCTATTTTTGTGGCAGAGAATCACTGTGTCAACCTTTACAGCTCAGTTGAACCCAAAACCAAAGAGAAAGGTCACTAGTCCAAAAAAACGAGGGTCCTCTTCGAACAGCAAGCTTTGGTATGTTATGTTCCAAAGTTTCTATTTGTGATCTCTGTTCTCATCCTAACAAACAGATGACTACGAACTTAAATTCTAAGTGATTTTTCTGCTAGAGTTCCTAGTATTTTCTATGTACTTTGTTTGATGCTTGAAATTTGTTCACACCCATTTTGTGATCTGGCATGACTTACTCAAAATGCAAGTCATTCTACATAGTATGTATGAATGATGTAATTCTACATAGTATGTTTGCAAACAAAATTCACAAACTCCATGCTTAACAGCTATATTCAAGGAAAACAAGCAAGTCTCCTAAAAGTCATTAATAGTAGTGTAATCAATTGAGAAAACTATGAATTCCATGTAGTAGAGTTCATAAATGCATATAACTCAAAGAGCGCAGGTATGAGATTTGGGTTGCAACTTATTTTGGGCTAAGAGGTTAAATTATATTGAGCTCAATCTAGTGGCCCAAAATTTATCTAGAAGGATCGAGATGGCCCCTCCTTCAGGTGCAACTGCCAAAGATAGGATCCAGAAGGAAGATTTGGGAAGCTTTGTTGAATTTGGAAGACACAATTCTTTGGAATAGTCACCATTCCTGTGAATTTCTTAGACATGCTGGTCCCTAAGATTTTTGTGAAATTGCAGCAGGCTTTAACTAGGAATTCTGAGCATGCAATAGCATAACTTAATAGTGAGTTTGCAGATGAGGGTGGCTTGCTTTTGGATGAGACTCAGTATGACTATGACTGATTATCTGATTTATTGGGGATTTATTTTACGTGCCCCCATCTCTGGTTGAAGGTTTACATGTGACTTTTATAATTAAGGAGGATGGAATGGGTAAGGAGCAGCAGTACAAGGGTGGGATTTTGCCCACTCTAGTAGATGAGGTTGATTGTAATGACTTGGGTtacatttggtttgcaaaaagccTATTCCCAGGAATAGGATGGAATATGATGAAAAATGTAATGAAAATTGTATCAGGATGCAATAATTTCGGAAAAGGTCACTCATGCAAAAAATTGTGTTTTTCCGTCCAACATGGAGTAGGAAAGGAATAGACATTCCTATGATGAAATTTGGAAACATTTATTCCTTATCCATTCTTTGTTCTGGATTCATAAAGTATATCTTGTCGATTCCCGCTTGTTAATACATAGTCCAATAACTATGTCTTCGGTTggtatggaaatgggatcacCAACAGCTGGAGACAAGAGATCCATGTGAGAACATATGTAAAACGGACCTTCGCTTGAGCCGCTGAAGATAAAGATGCATGAACAACCATTTGATCTCCGTCAAAGTTTGCATTGAATTCCTTACAAACTAATGGATGTAAACAAATAACACATTTTTGCATTTTTATACGCTTTATGATAATTAAACATTTTTTGGATACTATCAAATTCTTCTATTATAACCACCCTATTCCGAGGAATATacaatccacaaaccaaacatTAACTTTTGAAGTATTAAGAATAATGGAAGCCCTAAGTGCAACGATTGGTCTCTTCGTCTGTTTATCATATATGTCAAGCACATGCCAATGACCATGATACCCTTACACTTACTAACATAACACCAACacatagtaataatactaaatgGTCAAAATGACCATTAGCACTCCCTTTAAGTTGGATCATATATATCacatgctcctagcttgttataaatgaatttaatatgaGCATCCCCCCAAAGATTTAGTAAACAAGTCAATAAGCTGCAAATcaaacttcacataagtggttgtaaAGAGCTTCTGCACTTCTCtcaacaaagtggcaatcaacttcaatgtgttttgtctgcTCATAGAAgattgggttggaggcaatatgaatagcatcTTGATTATCGCACATCAACTCTATAGATAGAGAATGTGGAAAAGccagttcttccaacatgttcttcataTGTAGTGTGACCCATGGCCTTATATTCTAACTCAGCAGCTGATTGGCTACCAtaattttgtttcttactcttccacaAAACGAATTTGCCACCAACAAAGATACTGTACCTAGTTGTGGATCTTCTTTTAGAAGGTGATTCAACTCAATTTGCATGCGTACCCTTGAATACAAGTTtgacaaggtcttaaatttcaagtTTGTCTAAAATTTCGAAGCTACAAAAGTACGGAATTTCGATTTCAAtatcaattttgatttgaaaaaatgatggaaattagtagtaaagcatggaattcttttatggaactttagatatgatcaataggcataataatgtaagttttagagccaatatattataaattaatacaCTATGTTGTGTTTGAGTTGCAATGATATTGTAACATAATATGTGTATTAAACACATTTGGTtattataaatgaaattcataaatcaattaaatattatttattattcaaataaaGATACTGAGACATGAATGgtgaaataaaatgttgttgtaagtttaattttcatataatttcaaaagcccttgtaataaattgtaatatGTTGTttcaataaaagaaaataagataaTTAGGAGAGATATTTCACTTTGCGTCTAAATGTCACATTTGAATTCTGAAGGAATTTTTGccctatagttaaaattttgtcAAGTTTCGCCAAAATTTCGAGATTCCAATAAATTTAGGATGATTCcttgaaatttcaatggaaattaggTATGACGGAAATCAATTGCCATTTCcattttgagggtgatggaaagcAGAAACTTtgttgaaaatttcaaaaattttgtgtaaatttaagaacataagtgtgaccttgatcttGATATGagagacctctcctaggtgcacctttaaGATATTTCAAGATGCAAACTACtgcatcctagtgacttgttcATAGAGAATCCAAAAATTGActcaacacttgttgcaaaagatatatacgatcaagtgattttgaaataattaagAGTCTTTGGTGCTAACTTGCTTGGTTAGACAACAAATCACCCATCTAGCGCTAACATGCTGTTAAGATCCATGAgtgtatcaataggtttggatctCAATAGTCCACcctcatccaaaagatcaagaacatacttcctatGTGACAAAGTGGTTTCTATACGAAATATAGATACTTCGATACCCAGAAAGTCCTTCAATACCTTCATCATCATCACTCGtcatcacaatatcatccacataattAGCAAAATCTTATCAAATGGAGTATGAGTATAAAAAATTGAGTGATCTACCGCACACTATCAAAGGCCTAACTCAAATACCACAACACTAAATTGAGCAAACATTGTCTGGAAGACtatcttaaaccatataatgatttcttgatTTGACACACTAATCGTAACTCCCCCttagcaacaaacctaggtggttgttccatataaacctcctccttaGCTTCACCATATAGGAATGCGTTCTTGACGTCTATCTGATGTAGAGGCCGATGACAACATTGACAGTTGATGGCTACGGAGATGAACAAGCGTACCGAGGCAAGTTTGACCGAGGAGGATGTGTCTGAATAATTTAAATCGATGTGTTTGAATAATTTAAAtcatacacctgagtatatccTTTAACAACAAGATGTGCCTTCAGATGAGTCACAGAACGATCAGGGTTGACATGATAGTATATACCTAGCAACAACCAACCGCAAATTTCTAAGGGGGGAgtttggttttaaaaattttaattcttgTGATTTTGAGAATTaggatttcatttttggttctaTGGAAACTCAAGATGGAAAGGGAGTTTGTTCGAATAATTCATAGAATGGTAAACattgtatatcaagccttaacattTCCTTGCACATGTAGCCCAACAATACATGGAGAGAAAACAGACGACAAAGAACATTCATTAGAGggaatgcaatattttttttaacaccatgtaaaaatgcaggcAACAGCTAACAAGACTAGAATGAGGACCTCCTGGTAATTTTTGGGGTCTAGGGGTATGTTTGGAAGAGGAGTTTGATAGGGAAGTTCTGCTAAGGAATCCCCTCGATATTGTCTTAATATAGGAGACTAAGCTTGAGTTAGTTGAAAGGGAGGTGGGATTTGAGAAGGGTGGTGTAAGGATTGGGTTTTTGTACCCTCTTGGGGATAGGCAGGCAGCATTCAAGTGTTGTGGGACACTTGGTCTATTACCAGAATGGCCAATttagtgggtttttttttttggggaaataAGAGATACGGGTTAATGGTGGATTTCCTCTATGTAAGGTCCTTCTAGGCCTTAGGAGctcttttttgggatgagctTTATTTTGTTTTAGGTTTTTGCTTGCCTAGGTGGATTGTAGTGGTGATTTTTTAATTTAGTTAGGTTCCCTGGGGAAAAGAAGGGGAGTGGCAGGGTTAATGCATCTATGCGGAAGTTTGATTTGGTTATTAGGGAGTGTGGGTTAAGGGATCTTCCCTTGGACAATGCCAATTTTACGTGGTTAGTGGGTGGGGCTAGGGAGGTAGTTAGTAAAATTGATAGGTTGTTGTTTTCAAAAAAGTGGAAGGAGGAGTTTTCTAATCTTTCTCAAATGACCAACTTCTGATTATTTTCCTTTCTTGTTGGAATCTAGGAAGGTGCCTTGGGGCCCCACCCCATTTAGGTTCAAGAATATGTGGTTAGATCATGGGCTGCTTCCAGACCTTAGTTAGGGATTGATGGAGTGAGGATGTGGAAAGGGATTGGGAATAAAGAAATTGAAGTGGTTGAAAGATAAACTGAAAGTGTGGAATAGGGAGGTGTTTGGATATATTAGGTTTAAAAAGTCTATTATTCTAAGAGAATTGGAAGAGTTCAATAGAAAGGAAGAAGGCGTGACCCTTTCAAAGGAGGAAGAGGCTAAAATGgtttctttgaaaaatgaattGGAAGAGCTAATCTTTaaggaaatgagaagttggaggcaAAAGACGAAGTTTAAATGGGTTAGAGAGGGTGATTgtaattctagattttttttttaggatagctaatggaaaaatgagaaagaatttaGTAAGGGAGATGGAGGTGGACAGTGAGGTTATTAACCCGGATTCTAGTATATTTGCCTCTGAGATCActgatttttattataatttgtatATTGAGGAGGATGAGAGTAGACCAATGGTGGAAGGATTAGAGCGGGATCCTTTGTCTGTTGATAGGATAGCTTGGTTAGAGggaccttttgaggaagaggaagttAGGGCCACAATTTTTGGGCTGGAGAGGGATAAAGCTCCTGGGCTAGATGGTTTTAATTTAGCTTTTTATCAAGATTGTTGGACAGTAGTGAAGAATGACCTAGTGAAGGTTTTTAATGATTTCTATTGGAATGGAGTTTTAACTAAGAGTATTAATTCTACTTTTAGCACTTTGTTGCCAAAGAAAAGTAGGTCCATCAAGATTTCTAATTATAGACCGATTAGCCTTGTTTCTAGTTTTTATAATATAATCACTAAAGTTATAGCTAATAGGTTAAGTGTGGTGTTTGTTAAGAATATTCTAAGGCCCATAGTGTGTTTGTgtgcttggggggggggggggggaagagaaATTGTGAATGCAATCTTGATTGCGAATGAAGCCATTGAGGATAttaggaggaagaagaaggggcttgtttttaagttggatttttgaaaaagcttatgatagagtgagcTGGAACTTTATGGGTAAGGTTTTTGTGAGGAAGGGGTTTGGAAAGAGATGGCGTAGATGGATGAAAGGTTGTATGTCTAATGTGAATTTTGTGGTGATAGTGAATggtgagcctaaatcttggtttagggcCATGAGGGGGACTAGATGAAGGGATCCACTTTCTCCGTTTTTGTTTGTGTTAGTGGTTAATATTTTGAGTAGAATGGTtgatagaggtttagtgaaaggtcTAGGAATGGGCATGGAGGAGATCATGGTGTCACACCTTTAGTTTGTGGATCATACTTTCTTTTCCCGAGAGGATCATAAGCCTTCTTTCTTGAATATATTGGGGCTTCTCCAAACTTTTAAAAGGGTGTTGGGGCTTAATATTGATGTGAAAAAGAGTGGTACCGCGACTATTAACGTGCTTGCAAAGAGTGTTGGGGAATTAGCTTTGGAAGTTGGGTGTGCTGAATCAGGGTGGCCGTCATCCTATTTAGGGTTTCATTTGGGGCTAATCCTAGATGAGTTAGTTTTTGGGATCTGGTGGTGGAGAGTGTCAAAGCATTTAAATGGGTGGAATGGAGCCccctttttttttgggtgggAGATTACTCTAattcaggcttgtctttctagtatttcgttgtattttctttctattttcaaaattctgACGGGAGTCACTATTAAGATTGAGGGAATTGTaagagattttctttggtcagAGATGGGAGGTTTTAGGGACCTTTTGGTGAGATGGGAGGTGATTTGTAGGACAAAGAcggagggtggtttgggtcttggaaatttggtgccTTAGAATGCGactcttttggctaaatggcATTGGCGATTCCTGCTAGAGGTTACTTCCGTGTGGCATAAAGTTATCAGAAGCAATTTTGGACTTGATGGGAATGGGTGAGATACTAATTTGGGTTCTAGATGTTCCTTGAAAGCCTGTGGAAAGCTATTTCCCAGATTTACCCTCTCTTTATTCTCCATACTAAATTTGTTTTGGGTAAGGGCTGTAATATCCATTTTTGTAAAGACCTTTggctggggaatgttgttttgtccacctcttttcctcgcCTATTTCACTTGAGCTGAGGGCATCGTTAAGGTGATGTCTTCtctcctgattgtacattctttctcaacctaatgaatttttttttctctataaaaaaaagaaaaaaaccagaTCTGATACCATCTTAGaataccattttacctaaaagcttaagccattaggtaaagtggtattctaagaTGGTATTAAAGCTGGTTACTAGGGGGGTCTTGGgatttgataccatgttgaataattcggtaaaatggaagaccttcACAGTGCACATctagcgacaaccaaccacagacttacTAGGAAGTAGAGGTTCCAACTCCCAAGTATCACTATCCTGTagtgcatgcatctcttcaatcattgcacTCCACCTAGATTGGGGTAGGggttcaaaaatagattttgggaGAGCAAAAgaagacaaagtactaacaaaacagtaatgagggtgacaagaaatcatagcaaacaaaattagagattgttTGTTGGGTACAACTACATTTACCTTTTCAAacagcaatgggaggatcaaTATCTTGGGATATAGGATCATCAGATAAGGAAACTAAAGATGTAGAAATGGTAGCtagaggaggctctcctcccttggTTCGCCATGTTTatacctgcaaattaggatgatccaaGTGACGAGAAGGATTAAAACTGGATGAAGATATAAGAGGATTAGGCACAGATATTAGGTTAGGATATGGAAGGCAAGGCAGAGGAAAAGACTCATTAAGGTCAACAAAATTCAAGGAATTATAGTAATATGGTGTaaactcaaaaaaggtgacatcagtaAGACATAATCAATGTAAGTAGGGCTATAACATCAagatcccttttgagtataggaatattctagaaaaatatgtttgatagcacgaggatccatcTTATCTGTTCATGGAGTTAATTTTATGGACAAATgacacaaccaaatatacaagGAAGGGAGAATAAAAGAGCCTCAaggaagataattgaatatgggattttaccgaaggatagaggatggcattttattaatgagagagCAAGCAGTGAGCATGTCATCACTTCAAAAAACTTTGGTAAGACTGACTTTGATAATATGTCTGTTTTTCTGTTCttcaactccattttgttgtggagtgtgggcacaagatgactaaTGGATCATACTAAGAATCAGTCATATAGGCACTGAATTGGatactgaagtactccttagtattatcactacgaagtattGTGAATGGCATATCAAActgagtctttatttgagaatAGAAGGCATAAAAGATATTAAATAACTCTGAATGAtcttcattaaatacaaccaagtcatcctagagtagtcatcgaCAAATGTAATAAACTATTGAAACCCCACCAATTTTGACTTGACACAACTAGGGCCTCAAACATCAGAATGGACAAAGCATAAAAGGACTATTTGCCTTCTGTTGACTTGGGATGCAAAGGGGACAAGATGATGTTTTCCcactgacaagactcacactcaagactagacacagaactcaaggtaggaactagctgtttcaaTTTGTCTGAGGACGATGGCtgaggcgacaatggatttgaagcgGTGTAGCAGCAACTCTGTAGGCAATGGGAGAAGAGAGTGCCTCACATcttgtgccaattgtcttcctcgtcATTAGATCTTGAATAACTTGAATAACTGCTGAATCGGGAAAGAGGGTTACAGAACAATTTAGTGCCTTTGTAAATTGACAGGTTG
This window of the Malania oleifera isolate guangnan ecotype guangnan chromosome 6, ASM2987363v1, whole genome shotgun sequence genome carries:
- the LOC131158394 gene encoding uncharacterized protein LOC131158394, with protein sequence MPLEPPPFQEAERCDVCKCSFNAFRRRHHCRCCGRTLCHEHSSNQMALPQFGVHSCVRVCSDCYNNSSWSGKNDQPVSTDAADRNDDLQTSSATVDVVTGRVSKLDIGADPELKTVSTAGHHPVAECTCGMPLCICEAPKSSRDTAPSQRITVSTFTAQLNPKPKRKVTSPKKRGSSSNSKLCSVFNLGQVTNSNLDGSQMGYEVNGEGVREAIKNNDTIAVETILKKGVDANYRDKQGLSLLHLAALFNQTDIAFVLMDYGASVDCKNSQGETPLDCAPATLQYKMREKIEKMSSTGHPT